One Fulvia fulva chromosome 8, complete sequence DNA window includes the following coding sequences:
- a CDS encoding Non-canonical non-ribosomal peptide synthetase FUB8, whose amino-acid sequence MDALTDFLNLPLPDYIDNLAINEPDRVFARVLSASSTGYSAVEVTVQGLAVSIDIAARWLDEQLGQDGESKTIAFMAAGQDLRYFIIMLGAVKSGRLAFFPSPRNDVEAQCSLFNEYRCKTLLLPRASSFHDKLQPVIEQLALNVLEMPSLHYFLHNGGGLRRGYGWMPEPDSDFKLQPLVGVHTSGATGSPKPVVVKHGNATAMEHWKRLPSHFGHGKVHFTHWSSKTILLALPLFHLAGLNIMMAALQNNTIVVLPPTGLGPLSSDIIGDVLGQVTADWLVTSPSILADMASDVKLSSSFLKVEGVAYGGGPLSKAAGDAIVESCSVLTFIGMSECGILPSQLVERDDWQYIQFSPALGIEMRPYVEGLHELSFVRDEAYKDFQVPFFTSPEIDEYSTKDLFSQHPANPDLWLWQGRTDDIIVYATGERFNPADFENTISGDYQVNAAILYGNGESQSALLVEPHRSLVGVRQSEREIIQAIWPTVEEANAKCPSYARVRRDMIVITDLRKPLPRAGKDTVQRKAALTLYEQELDALYSRDTMQGSVPDSPYAVEERKPHVYIRNDSPIDTHDDVSPDERQMMQQILDIVERHTDLRLHATDDFFAVGLDSIGVAGIVKRLRKLIAIHGDDKEMEPKTIYNHPTAAALARYLAGKELVKPGKLSSTEELYERYSFNPPVTTRDPIPYDSLRRIVALTGSTGSFGTYLLDRLLHDDTVTHIICLNRKHNAEAMQLQSLRSKGLQTNFKNKVTFLTVDFSKQYMSLDRDTYKNLLTIVTHILHTAWHVNFNLPLSHFEKPHIAGIRQLVDFSARSSHGAMIIFLSSVGAVSNYRASLDGENHRTVPEDPIEDWSCASRSSGYGQSKLVAERILYTAATEADVPCTIIRFGQIAGPSTGMGVWQKWEWLPSLVTSSKYLGCLPATLGAFDVVDWVPIDSAAKIVGEFLHDATTQLQESGEKLMVYHAVNPNVVAWDTLLPSIQPHLGVYDVVSSHEWVELLAESDEKGSPENPAGKLIPFYRSLVDSEMQVPLDITMSRQASRTLAELPSISGDLFESWVRKWIYGRPVILSLSPALPKLVPQAVFSGTGRLRSCESMLLLATVTLLLKGQFAEVVTSAIEADRRQSRHALRVNGNGRRVDRDVLLIVNLSLGHYVLRCFQCGQPREQPGDMSKFFRSADSSGSDTDSSDSDTGAGSTAEVSRDGALQSLSNQSHTLGPDILTDGKDWLLHSLLEERCLNQVRAEQTHARSLDDNGIRREARKRYRALVARLAPLNLVSPGLDDDRHGPIRQSVRDILDSVGTDTTGALQVAPRTPLPLRRMLTEGNDPVTPSSPISTILFDTLGTVGCSAATPRYVGDFEELGALGKGGYGEVFHVRHHLDQREYAVKKVPIRPAMVSRILAEGKSALDDVLAEVQTLCKLEHPNIVRYFSSWIEWSTPKPSSFEGSSFSLSSQQLRDVVGGAEVSTSFSHSLHRVRTESDGLSDNIFESRSHDSIAPSVSAHRSGHEESSSRSVTGAALERFSGPALTLHMQMDVYPMTLADFIAPKAGSSGILPLAHCFHLETSVRILLAILDGVEYLHLKNMIHRDLKPANIFLRHEDNPRATHNVDLLLCSECRRAGKPQPAKLSVRIGDFGLVTNVAEQIHSSPGAAGTELYRPKTMGLGPQLDIHAVGVIACELLYCFNTQMERKSILHALRDGHIPNRFTTCVGTQSNKARECIKSMLTHGNENVSLHEIKHRLSQLIAPPSFSALSLNDEVTRRSST is encoded by the exons ATGGATGCACTCACCGACTTCCTGAACCTGCCTCTGCCGGATTATATTGATAACCTGGCCATCAATGAGCCAGATCGGGTCTTTGCCAGAGTGCTCAGCGCATCGAGTACTGGCTACAGTGCTGTAGAAGTGACTGTTCAAGGCTTAGCCGTCTCAATCGATATAGCAGCAAGATGGCTGGACGAGCAGCTCGGTCAGGATGGAGAGTCCAAGACGATCGCATTCATGGCTGCCGGACAGGACCTCAGATACTTTATCATCATGCTGGGCGCGGTCAAAAGTGGTCGCCTAGCATTCTTCCCATCGCCTCGCAACGACGTGGAAGCACAATGTTCTTTGTTCAACGAGTATCGATGCAAGACGCTACTACTACCTCGGGCGTCATCCTTCCATGACAAGCTACAGCCAGTCATCGAGCAGCTGGCATTGAACGTACTCGAAATGCCGAGCCTGCACTACTTCCTGCACAACGGCGGAGGACTAAGACGTGGATATGGTTGGATGCCAGAACCCGACTCAGACTTCAAATTACAACCACTCGTCGGAGTTCATACCTCAGGTGCGACGGGCTCGCCAAAGCCGGTGGTTGTCAAACATGGCAACGCTACTGCGATGGAACACTGGAAACGATTACCTTCGCATTTCGGCCATGGAAAGGTACATTTCACACACTGGAGTAGCAAGACTATTCTTTTAGCACTGCCTTTGTTCCATTTAGCTGGCCTGAACATTATGATGGCGGCGCTACAAAACAACACAATCGTCGTGTTACCCCCGACTGGTCTCGGTCCCCTGAGCAGCGACATCATCGGCGACGTTCTTGGGCAGGTGACGGCAGATTGGCTGGTCACCTCACCCTCGATACTTGCGGATATGGCCTCGGATGTGAAGCTGTCGAGCAGCTTCTTGAAGGTAGAAGGCGTGGCATACGGAGGAGGACCACTATCGAAAGCTGCAGGAGACGCCATTGTCGAGTCGTGCTCAGTACTAACTTTCATTGGGATGTCCGAATGCGGTATACTACCTTCGCAGCTTGTTGAACGGGACGACTGGCAGTACATCCAGTTCTCTCCAGCTCTAGGAATCGAAATGAGGCCTTACGTGGAGGGTCTGCACGAGCTGTCCTTTGTGCGCGACGAAGCATACAAGGACTTCCAGGTCCCGTTCTTCACCTCCCCAGAGATTGATGAGTATTCAACGAAAGACTTGTTCAGTCAACACCCGGCCAATCCCGATCTATGGCTCTGGCAAGGCAGAACAGATGATATCATTGTCTACGCAACCGGAGAGAGGTTCAACCCTGCCGACTTTGAGAACACGATCAGCGGGGATTATCAGGTCAATGCTGCCATACTATACGGCAATGGAGAGTCTCAATCAGCACTACTTGTCGAGCCGCATCGTTCACTTGTCGGAGTTCGGCAGTCCGAGAGGGAGATCATTCAAGCCATCTGGCCAACGGTGGAAGAAGCGAATGCGAAATGTCCATCATACGCACGAGTTCGGAGAGACATGATCGTGATCACCGACTTGAGAAAACCTCTGCCTCGAGCTGGAAAGGACACAGTGCAACGGAAAGCAGCCCTGACCCTCTACGAGCAAGAGTTGGATGCTCTCTACTCCAGAGACACGATGCAGGGATCAGTCCCCGACAGTCCTTATGCTGTCGAGGAGAGAAAGCCTCACGTCTACATCCGCAACGACAGCCCAATTGATACGCACGACGACGTCAGTCCGGATGAACGACAAATGATGCAGCAAATATTGGACATCGTCGAGCGGCATACGGACCTCAGACTGCACGCCACAGACGACTTCTTCGCCGTCGGACTGGATTCGATCGGAGTGGCAGGAATTGTGAAGAGGCTTCGGAAGTTGATTGCGATCCACGGTGATGACAAGGAGATGGAACCGAAGACGATTTACAACCATCCGACAGCCGCTGCACTTGCTCGATATCTGGCTGGTAAAGAGCTTGTGAAGCCCGGCAAATTATCCTCTACGGAGGAGTTGTATGAGAGGTATTCCTTCAACCCGCCAGTCACAACCAGAGACCCGATACCGTATGACTCGCTACGAAGAATTGTCGCACTGACTGGTTCTACTGGCTCATTTGGTACATATCTGCTGGATCGACTCCTCCATGACGATACCGTCACACATATCATCTGCCTCAATCGCAAGCACAACGCTGAAGCGATGCAGCTGCAATCACTTCGTTCCAAGGGTCTCCAGACGAACTTCAAGAACAAGGTCACATTCTTGACAGTCGACTTCTCGAAACAGTACATGAGTCTCGACCGGGACACGTACAAGAACCTGCTGACTATAGTGACACATATCCTCCATACCGCGTGGCACGTCAACTTCAATCTTCCTCTATCGCACTTCGAGAAGCCACACATTGCTGGTATAAGGCAGCTGGTCGACTTTTCGGCACGGTCAAGTCACGGCGCTATGATCATCTTCTTATCCTCGGTTGGTGCAGTCTCCAACTACAGAGCATCACTAGACGGCGAAAACCATCGGACCGTACCAGAAGATCCGATTGAAGACTGGAGCTGCGCCTCACGCAGCAGCGGCTATGGTCAGTCCAAGCTTGTTGCAGAACGTATACTCTACACCGCCGCGACCGAAGCCGACGTCCCGTGCACCATCATCAGATTCGGACAAATAGCGGGACCATCGACTGGCATGGGTGTTTGGCAGAAGTGGGAATGGCTACCAAGTCTCGTCACATCGTCCAAGTACCTTGGCTGCCTCCCAGCAACACTTGGTGCATTCGACGTAGTTGACTGGGTTCCCATCGACTCAGCCGCCAAAATCGTCGGCGAGTTCCTGCACGATGCAACAACCCAACTACAAGAAAGCGGCGAAAAGCTGATGGTGTACCACGCTGTCAACCCCAACGTGGTTGCCTGGGACACTCTCTTGCCTTCGATCCAGCCGCATCTTGGCGTGTACGATGTGGTGTCGTCGCATGAGTGGGTTGAGCTGCTGGCTGAGTCGGATGAGAAGGGCTCGCCGGAGAACCCGGCGGGTAAGCTCATACCGTTCTATCGTAGTTTGGTGGATTCGGAGATGCAGGTGCCGCTTGATATTACGATGAGTCGGCAGGCGAGTAGGACGTTGGCGGAGCTGCCGTCGATTTCGGGGGATTTGTTTGAAAGTTGGGTGAGGAAGTGGAT ATACGGACGACCGGTGATTCTCTCGCTGTCACCTGCCTTACCAAAACTGGTGCCTCAGGCTGTATTCTCCGGCACGGGCCGTCTCCGATCGTGCGAGTCAATGCTTCTTCTCGCGACCGTGACTCTGCTCTTGAAAGGACAGTTTGCAGAGGTTGTCACTTCCGCGATCGAAGCAGATAGAAGGCAGTCGAGACACGCCCTACGCGTGAATGGCAATGGAAGGCGCGTCGATCGCGATGTACTTCTAATTGTCAACTTGTCTCTGGGGCACTACGTTCTCCGATGTTTCCAATGCGGCCAACCGCGAGAGCAGCCGGGGGACATGTCGAAATTCTTCCGCTCAGCAGACTCAAGCGGTAGCGACACAGACAGTAGTGATAGCGACACAGGAGCAGGCTCGACAGCCGAAGTGTCGCGAGATGGCGCGCTGCAGAGTCTTTCGAATCAGTCTCACACCTTGGGCCCTGACATCCTCACCGATGGAAAGGATTGGCTGCTACATTCACTGCTCGAGGAACGATGTCTCAACCAAGTGCGTGCAGAACAGACCCACGCGAGGTCTCTGGACGACAATGGCATCCGGCGAGAAGCTCGAAAGCGATATCGCGCGCTTGTCGCACGCCTCGCGCCTTTGAACTTGGTCTCTCCTGGCCTCGACGATGATAGACATGGGCCAATTCGCCAAAGCGTACGCGACATCCTTGACAGTGTCGGAACGGACACTACCGGAGCTCTTCAAGTCGCTCCCAGGACTCCACTGCCTCTCAGGAGGATGCTGACAGAGGGAAACGACCCAGTCACGCCATCAAGCCCGATCTCAACGATTCTCTTCGACACTTTAGGAACTGTCGGTTGTTCGGCTGCGACGCCTCGTTATGTTGGCGATTTTGAGGAGCTGGGTGCTCTTGGAAAGGGTGGCTATGGCGAG GTCTTCCATGTCCGTCATCACCTCGACCAGCGGGAGTATGCTGTGAAAAAGGTGCCCATTCGTCCAGCGATGGTGTCTAGAATACTGGCCGAGGGCAAGAGCGCTCTGGATGATGTCCTGGCTGAGGTCCAAACCCTTTGCAAGCTCGAGCACCCAAACATCGTACGCTATTTCAGCAGCTGGATAGAGTGGTCCACGCCGAAACCTTCGTCCTTCGAAGGCAGCAGTTTCAGTCTTTCGAGCCAGCAATTGAGAGATGTCGTCGGTGGCGCTGAGGTCTCGACATCGTTCAGTCATTCGCTGCATAGAGTGCGTACCGAAAGCGATGGTCTAAGCGATAACATCTTCGAGAGTCGCTCCCACGACAGCATCGCTCCGTCAGTGTCTGCCCACAGATCTGGTCACGAGGAGTCGAGCAGTCGCTCGGTCACTGGTGCCGCATTGGAGCGGTTTTCAGGCCCAGCTCTGACGCTGCACATGCAGATGGACGTCTATCCGATGACACTGGCTGATTTCATTGCGCCCAAGGCTGGCAGCTCCGGCATTCTACCATTGGCCCATTGCTTCCATCTGGAAACTTCAGTCCGGATCCTTCTGGCCATTCTGGACGGTGTGGAGTACCTGCATTTGAAGAACATGATACATAGAGACCTCAAGCCTGCCAACATCTTCCTGAGGCACGAGGACAACCCCAGAGCGACGCACAACGTGGATCTACTGCTCTGCTCGGAGTGTCGACGGGCAGGGAAACCGCAACCAGCTAAGCTGAGCGTGCGGATCGGCGACTTTGGGCTTGTTACAAATGTGGCCGAACAAATCCATTCCTCCCCAGGTGCAGCTGGCACAGAGCTGTATCGGCCCAAGACGATGGGTCTCGGTCCGCAGCTTGATATACATGCCGTTGGTGTCATAGCTTGCGAGCTGCTATATTGCTTCAACACCCAG ATGGAACGAAAATCCATCTTGCATGCCCTGCGCGATGGCCATATTCCAAATCGCTTCACGACCTGCGTGGGGACACAGTCGAACAAGGCGAGGGAATGCATCAAATCTATGCTTACCCACGGAAACGAGAATGTGTCGCTTCATGAGATAAAGCATCGTTTGTCACAACTGATAGCACCTCCATCGTTCAGCGCGCTGTCGCTCAATGATGAGGTCACTCGCCGCTCGAGCACTTGA
- a CDS encoding Efflux pump himE, translating to MASNITVDPFENCTSVTPLCPVEATTYGYTPNLAANVILLVVFGLTASAQLGLAIKTRLPAFGTVVTAGCVAEAIGYIGRIIMHNNPWNENGFMIQIVCIILAPSFLAAGIYLTLKHIILTLGPSKSRLPPYLYTWIFISADALSIILQAAGGGIAAGSDNDPDLQDIGNNLMIAGVAVQVATMAICFLLAIDFGVALVRSKSISRKGYGGGEGLGGGHEEYSRTGRFRVYLVCTCLAFTTIFIRCIYRLPEMAGGWGGSLMRKETDFMILDGAMIAIACILLTVAHPGIFFPDMRIRPSKLQSPSMEELK from the exons ATGGCTTCGAACATCACCGTCGATCCGTTCGAGAACTGCACTTCAGTCACACCATTATGTCCCGTCGAAGCAACCACTTATGGCTATACACCTAACTTGGCCGCCAATGTTATCCTCCTGGTAGTCTTCGGCCTCACAGCCAGCGCCCAACTCGGCCTTGCAATCAAGACTCGCCTCCCAGCCTTCGGCACCGTCGTCACAGCCGGCTGCGTAGCAGAAGCAATCGGCTACATTGGCCGAATTATCATGCACAACAACCCATGGAACGAAAATGGCTTCATGATCCAG ATCGTCTGCATAATCCTCGCCCCCTCCTTCCTCGCCGCCGGCATCTACCTAACCCTCAAACACATAATCCTAACCCTCGGCCCCTCCAAATCGCGCCTACCCCCATACCTCTACACCTGGATTTTCATCTCCGCCGATGCCCTCTCCATCATCCTCCAAGCGGCCGGCGGTGGAATTGCCGCCGGCAGCGACAACGACCCCGACTTGCAGGATATCGGCAACAATCTCATGATCGCGGGTGTCGCCGTCCAGGTCGCGACTATGGCAATTTGCTTTTTGCTAGCGATCGATTTCGGCGTCGCGTTGGTGCGGAGTAAGAGTATTTCGAGGAAGGGGTATGGAGGTGGGGAGGGGTTGGGCGGAGGACATGAGGAGTATTCGAGGACGGGGCGGTTTAGGGTTTATTTGGTGTGTACGTGTCTGGCGTTTACGACGATTTTTATTCGGTGCATATACCG ACTTCCTGAGATGGCGGGTGGTTGGGGCGGTTCTCTTATGAGGAAGGAGACGGACTTTATGATTCTAGATGGAGC CATGATCGCAATCGCATGTATCCTGTTGACGGTCGCTCATCCGGGCATCTTCTTCCCTGATATGCGCATTCGCCCGAGCAAGCTCCAGTCGCCTTCAATGGAAGAGTTGAAGTGA
- a CDS encoding Rhamnogalacturonan acetylesterase, whose amino-acid sequence MHHATSLLATAASCVVTAIAQTVHLAGDSTMVDKGSNDGTAGWGKYLPNYISLDVNNKAVAGRSARSYTREGRFTALADEVEDGDFVVIEFGHNDGGSLSTDNGRTDCNPTDADGYAATCQTTYNGVSETVQTYYTYLVNAAELFQSKGASVIISSATPNNVWEGGSYSYSPSRFVQYARDAATDSGSTFVDHQIYTAALYSRLGNEAVNAFYPNDHTHTSPEGANVVARAFVLGLEVTDSGLKEYITSH is encoded by the exons ATGCATCACGCAACATCACTCTTGGCCACAGCGGCGTCATGTGTCGTCACCGCCATAGCTCAGACTGTACATCTGGCTGGTGACAGCACTATGGTCGATAAGGGAAGCAACGATGGCACAGCCGGCTGGGGCAAATATCTACCCAACTACATCAGCCTGGATGTCAACAACAAGGCAGTAGCAGGACGATCAGCCCGTAGCTACACTCGCGAAGGCCGCTTTACTGCTCTGGCCGACGAGGTCGAAGACGGTGACTTCGTAGTGATCGAGTTTGGCCACAACGACGGTGGAAGTCTGTCGACAGACAATGGCCGTACCGACTGCAACCCGACTGATGCCGATGGGTACGCCGCGACTTGTCAGACGACATACAA CGGCGTCTCCGAAACCGTCCAGACATACTACACCTACCTCGTCAACGCCGCAGAACTCTTCCAATCCAAAGGAGCCTCCGTTATCATCTCCAGCGCCACCCCCAACAACGTCTGGGAAGGTGGCAGCTACTCTTACAGCCCATCGCGCTTCGTTCAGTACGCCCGAGATGCGGCTACGGACTCTGGTTCGACGTTTGTGGATCACCAAATTTACACTGCTGCGCTTTACAGCAGACTCGGCAATGAAGCTGTCAACGCCTTCTACCCGAACGACCACACTCACACAAGTCCAGAGGGAGCGAACGTGGTGGCACGGGCTTTCGTTTTGGGCTTGGAGGTTACTGACAGCGGGTTGAAGGAGTACATTACGAGTCATTGA
- a CDS encoding Cryparin, with translation MQFLVLALASLAAAAPSIKLRAPSDVCPALDTPLCCQADVLGVLDLTCEAPSDDTSVSNFEAACATTGLTARCCTLPLLGEALLCTTP, from the exons ATGCAATTCCTCGTCCTCGCCCTTGCATCGCTTGCAGCCGCAGCACCATCAATCAAGCTCCGCGCTCCTTCCGATGTCTGCCCAGCTCTCGACACCCCGTTGTGCTGTCAGGCCGACGTTCTCGGTGTCCTTGACTTGACTTGCGAGGCTC CAAGCGACGACACTTCGGTCTCAAACTTCGAGGCCGCCTGTGCGACCACTGGCTTGACTGCTCGGTGCTGCACGCTTCCTTTG CTCGGTGAAGCGCTTCTTTGCACAACACCCTAA